A stretch of Streptococcus chenjunshii DNA encodes these proteins:
- a CDS encoding DUF202 domain-containing protein: MTKQEMVQGYEEEINYQKHMLENLGRWFSLFFILASIGIVLYYFFSASLFGLVTGLILTSLGILGMLIFGYGIYKGRLNVQKVIADFELKLSHLQK, encoded by the coding sequence ATGACAAAACAGGAAATGGTTCAAGGATATGAAGAAGAAATTAATTATCAGAAACATATGCTTGAAAATTTAGGACGCTGGTTCTCCTTGTTTTTTATCCTTGCAAGTATCGGTATCGTTCTATATTATTTCTTTTCAGCCAGCCTTTTTGGTTTGGTTACAGGACTTATCTTAACTTCTTTAGGAATTTTAGGAATGCTGATTTTCGGCTATGGCATCTACAAAGGACGGCTTAATGTGCAGAAGGTCATCGCTGACTTTGAGCTAAAATTAAGCCATTTGCAAAAATAA
- a CDS encoding alpha-glucoside-specific PTS transporter subunit IIBC, with product MMKKIQRLGGAMFTPTLLFAFSGIMVGLSIIFTNPNLMGSWANSDHVWYRFWQVISAGAWMIFLQLPVLFALALPISLAKKQQGRACLEAMATYLTFNYFVNAMLTQWGSFFGVDISAKAGTGSGLTMIAGIKTLDTGMVGALFISGIVVWLHNRYFDKELPETLSIFRGSTYVVALAFFAMIPIAFLTCVGWPLIQDGIRSMQGFFINSGSLGIWVYGFLQKILIPTGLHHFIYAPFTYDNAIVQGGTSAYWATHLHEFATSSSSLKELFPIGFSLSGMAKIFGSVGVAGAFYVTARPEKKKRVLALMIPATLTAVLTGITEPLEFTFLFISPFLFAVHALLDATLQALAFTFGIVGDFGGGIINWIFLNWLPLGYYHWPTYLIQIIMGLVFTVIWFAVFVFLIRRFNMKTPGREDDDEETKLYSKDDYLTKKDSTVDTNKSATMIQAEKYLALMGGAANIADVTNCATRLRVTVKDETKLGSEAAFKAAGAHGLVHSGKAVQVIVGLDVPYVRDDFESLLIVK from the coding sequence ATGATGAAAAAAATTCAACGTCTGGGCGGCGCAATGTTCACTCCGACGCTGTTGTTTGCTTTTTCCGGTATTATGGTAGGGCTGTCAATAATTTTCACGAATCCAAATTTAATGGGAAGTTGGGCAAATTCTGATCATGTTTGGTATCGTTTTTGGCAAGTTATCTCTGCAGGAGCATGGATGATTTTCTTACAGCTGCCGGTCTTATTTGCTCTGGCTTTGCCTATCTCTCTTGCAAAGAAGCAACAGGGACGAGCCTGTTTGGAGGCAATGGCAACTTATCTGACCTTTAATTATTTTGTTAATGCTATGTTGACACAGTGGGGGTCGTTCTTTGGTGTGGATATTAGTGCAAAGGCTGGCACAGGTTCTGGTTTAACGATGATTGCCGGTATCAAGACCTTGGATACAGGAATGGTTGGAGCACTATTTATTTCTGGTATTGTCGTTTGGCTGCATAACCGTTATTTTGACAAAGAACTGCCGGAGACACTGAGCATTTTTAGGGGATCTACCTATGTTGTAGCTCTTGCTTTCTTTGCGATGATTCCTATCGCCTTTCTGACTTGTGTTGGCTGGCCGCTTATCCAAGATGGTATACGAAGCATGCAGGGCTTCTTTATTAACAGTGGTTCCTTGGGCATTTGGGTGTATGGCTTTCTGCAAAAAATTCTCATCCCTACTGGACTTCACCACTTCATCTATGCCCCCTTTACTTATGATAATGCTATTGTTCAAGGTGGGACATCCGCTTACTGGGCAACCCATCTGCACGAATTTGCCACATCATCATCCAGTTTAAAAGAACTTTTTCCCATCGGCTTTTCCTTATCTGGTATGGCTAAGATTTTTGGATCTGTTGGTGTTGCAGGAGCTTTTTATGTGACTGCACGTCCGGAAAAGAAAAAACGGGTTCTTGCGCTCATGATCCCTGCAACTTTAACGGCAGTCTTAACAGGTATTACAGAACCGCTTGAATTCACCTTTCTCTTTATTTCACCATTTCTGTTTGCCGTTCATGCTTTGTTAGATGCTACTTTACAAGCTTTGGCTTTTACTTTTGGTATTGTTGGTGATTTTGGCGGGGGGATTATAAACTGGATTTTCCTAAATTGGCTGCCTTTAGGCTATTATCATTGGCCGACCTATCTTATACAAATCATCATGGGACTGGTCTTTACGGTGATTTGGTTTGCTGTCTTTGTTTTCTTGATCCGCCGTTTTAACATGAAAACACCAGGTCGTGAAGATGATGATGAAGAAACTAAACTCTACAGTAAGGACGATTATCTGACTAAAAAGGATAGCACCGTTGATACCAATAAATCAGCAACTATGATTCAAGCTGAGAAATACTTAGCTTTAATGGGAGGTGCTGCCAATATTGCCGATGTAACAAACTGTGCCACACGTTTACGTGTAACAGTAAAAGATGAAACGAAGTTAGGCAGTGAAGCTGCTTTTAAAGCTGCCGGAGCTCACGGTTTAGTACACAGCGGCAAAGCTGTCCAAGTTATAGTTGGTCTTGATGTTCCTTACGTCAGAGATGATTTTGAAAGTTTATTGATCGTTAAATAA
- a CDS encoding sensor histidine kinase produces MNNIRIIRYSKLALILINLVAIVYNVSLYLFATNYIVAKGLSHDLLEKLDRIPNSPVNVFLTTIFFYAALLLVIAYRDRQEKYRLSVYDGLSVLEVGLMLAVFIASQSSYNGLILLVFTDIFYSSKEFGASQGRKSWLVFIFFSFTALLLSNYDILSLFVRLPSLDTFISFYPHSTRLAILFFKNFLVSLNIVVFITSLLSYIMYSVTQRHNIEEELKMVSKVNTELNSYVALTEKIVEDRERKRIAREIHDTLGHALTGISAGIDAVRVLVDIDPSRAKEQLQNMSLVVRDGIRDVRGSLKKLRPGALENGSLKEALLQMIKEYEAVSHMQIELYYRWDKVDLDSMKENIVFRVIQESITNSLRHGHANKIVIHLLNQEKYIISIQDNGIGFTELHYGYGLKQMKERLAVVGGSVRFENRNGFFTWIEIPKRNGEIDD; encoded by the coding sequence ATGAATAATATTAGGATTATCAGATACAGTAAGCTGGCCTTAATTCTTATCAATCTGGTTGCTATTGTTTATAATGTCTCCCTTTACCTTTTCGCGACTAACTACATTGTCGCAAAAGGGCTGTCGCATGACTTATTGGAAAAATTAGATCGTATTCCCAATTCTCCTGTCAATGTTTTTCTGACGACCATATTTTTCTATGCTGCTCTTTTGTTAGTCATCGCTTACCGTGATCGGCAGGAAAAGTATCGTTTATCTGTATATGACGGGCTGTCTGTTCTTGAAGTCGGGCTTATGCTTGCAGTTTTTATAGCTTCGCAATCCTCTTATAATGGTCTTATTTTATTGGTGTTTACAGATATTTTTTACAGCTCTAAAGAATTTGGTGCTTCTCAGGGGAGAAAATCCTGGCTGGTTTTTATCTTCTTCAGCTTTACTGCGCTTCTGCTTTCCAATTATGATATCCTGTCACTTTTTGTTCGGCTGCCTTCTTTAGATACCTTCATCAGTTTTTACCCCCATTCAACTCGGCTTGCTATTTTATTTTTTAAAAATTTCTTGGTTTCCTTGAACATAGTTGTGTTTATTACATCGCTTTTATCTTATATCATGTATTCGGTCACGCAGAGACACAATATTGAGGAAGAACTGAAGATGGTCTCCAAAGTTAATACGGAATTAAACAGCTATGTTGCTTTGACAGAAAAAATTGTTGAGGATCGTGAACGCAAACGTATTGCCAGAGAGATTCACGATACGCTGGGTCATGCATTGACTGGAATTTCGGCTGGAATAGATGCGGTCAGAGTTTTAGTTGATATAGATCCGTCGCGGGCAAAAGAACAGCTGCAAAATATGTCGCTGGTTGTGCGTGATGGTATTCGTGATGTCAGAGGGTCTCTTAAAAAGCTGCGTCCTGGAGCTTTAGAAAACGGCAGTTTAAAAGAAGCCCTATTGCAAATGATTAAGGAATACGAGGCAGTTTCTCATATGCAGATTGAATTGTATTACCGATGGGATAAAGTTGATTTGGACAGCATGAAGGAAAATATTGTTTTTCGTGTCATTCAGGAATCTATTACCAATTCACTGAGGCACGGTCATGCGAATAAGATTGTTATCCATCTCCTCAATCAGGAGAAGTATATAATCAGTATACAGGATAACGGCATTGGTTTTACTGAACTGCACTATGGATACGGCCTTAAACAAATGAAAGAACGTCTGGCTGTTGTTGGCGGCAGTGTACGTTTTGAAAATAGGAATGGCTTCTTTACTTGGATTGAAATTCCTAAAAGAAATGGAGAAATAGATGATTAA
- a CDS encoding PTS system mannose/fructose/sorbose family transporter subunit IID, producing the protein MADVKKISKKTLVKSFHHWYYGHLTCFSQEHMQTFGYLTSMLPIVEELYDQKDDQKKSMQTYTAFFNTEPQLGSLIVGVTAGLEEARANGEPVDDETINGMRAGLMGPIAGIGDSLVVGTLIPILLGVALGLSNGGSPVGAIFYIIVWNLLAYFGMRFAYFKGYELGDKAVEFLVGPQGQAIRKAIAIVGGMVIGGVAATWVSVTTAFQLKDRTGEAFLVLQDQFDAVYPGLLTALFIVFCWWLMARKNLSPIKVMLLLVVIAFVGVLVGFFNPGLSY; encoded by the coding sequence ATGGCAGACGTTAAAAAAATATCAAAAAAGACACTGGTTAAATCATTTCATCATTGGTATTACGGACATTTAACCTGTTTTTCACAGGAACACATGCAGACTTTTGGTTATCTGACTTCTATGCTTCCTATTGTGGAAGAGCTTTACGATCAAAAGGATGACCAAAAGAAATCCATGCAGACCTATACCGCTTTCTTTAACACTGAACCACAGCTGGGCAGTTTGATTGTCGGTGTGACTGCTGGTTTAGAAGAAGCCCGGGCCAATGGGGAACCAGTGGACGATGAGACTATTAATGGAATGCGGGCCGGTTTGATGGGACCGATTGCCGGTATAGGTGATTCACTAGTTGTTGGAACACTGATTCCTATCCTTTTGGGCGTAGCTTTGGGCCTGTCTAATGGCGGATCGCCGGTTGGTGCGATTTTCTACATTATCGTCTGGAATCTGCTGGCTTATTTTGGAATGCGTTTTGCTTATTTCAAGGGATATGAGCTGGGGGATAAGGCCGTTGAATTTTTGGTTGGGCCTCAAGGTCAAGCTATCCGCAAAGCTATTGCTATTGTCGGTGGTATGGTTATCGGTGGTGTTGCAGCAACTTGGGTATCAGTAACGACAGCCTTCCAGTTAAAAGATAGAACAGGCGAAGCCTTCTTGGTGCTTCAAGATCAATTTGATGCTGTTTATCCGGGACTTTTAACGGCCTTATTCATTGTTTTTTGCTGGTGGCTGATGGCTCGGAAAAATCTTTCACCAATTAAAGTGATGCTGCTTTTGGTTGTGATTGCCTTTGTTGGTGTTTTAGTCGGATTCTTCAATCCAGGCCTGTCTTATTAG
- a CDS encoding PTS mannose/fructose/sorbose/N-acetylgalactosamine transporter subunit IIC codes for MTISWLQAALLGLFASLSSMPGMGGSSIGNYTLGRPLVGGLVCGIILGDLKTGIVCGVAMQLVYIALVTPGGTVSADVRAVSYIGIPLAMVAIRSRGIDVDSSGAADLAKSMGTLVGTIGTVLFYGTATLNLAWQHIGWRAVEKGEFKRLYTVDWGLPWISHLLFSFLPTFIMCMFGASAVKALQEALPMDGLAMKTLFTVGALLPCVGIAILLKQIVEKATDFIPFFVGFTLAASLGLNLVSCAVISLIFAFLFYEIDMVRLRGTAAVSGSDYDDDDEEDI; via the coding sequence ATGACAATATCTTGGTTGCAGGCAGCTCTTTTAGGGCTATTTGCTAGTTTGTCTTCGATGCCCGGTATGGGCGGTTCAAGTATTGGGAACTATACTTTGGGACGGCCTCTGGTCGGTGGTTTGGTCTGCGGTATTATTCTTGGTGATCTTAAAACAGGAATTGTCTGCGGGGTAGCCATGCAATTGGTTTATATTGCTCTTGTAACTCCCGGCGGAACCGTGTCGGCTGATGTCCGTGCTGTTTCTTATATCGGTATTCCGCTGGCTATGGTTGCTATACGTTCTCGAGGAATTGATGTGGATTCCTCAGGAGCAGCAGATTTAGCTAAATCGATGGGGACTTTAGTTGGAACGATTGGTACCGTCCTCTTTTATGGAACGGCGACTTTAAACTTGGCTTGGCAGCATATTGGCTGGCGTGCCGTTGAGAAGGGAGAGTTTAAACGGCTTTACACTGTTGACTGGGGTCTTCCTTGGATTTCGCACTTACTTTTTTCGTTTCTGCCGACCTTCATTATGTGTATGTTCGGCGCTTCAGCTGTAAAAGCCTTGCAAGAAGCACTGCCTATGGATGGTCTTGCGATGAAAACCCTCTTTACAGTAGGGGCATTGCTTCCTTGTGTCGGGATTGCTATCTTGTTGAAGCAAATAGTTGAGAAAGCAACTGATTTTATTCCGTTCTTTGTCGGCTTTACTTTAGCAGCTTCATTAGGACTTAATCTGGTATCATGTGCTGTCATTTCACTGATTTTTGCCTTCTTATTCTATGAAATTGATATGGTTAGACTTAGAGGCACAGCAGCTGTTTCCGGTTCTGATTATGATGACGATGATGAGGAGGATATTTAA
- a CDS encoding response regulator transcription factor — protein MIKVMIVDDQELIRESLKIILSAYTEVEVIALVNDGEDVLEAIQQKKPDIILMDIRMPKMDGVLCTKLVKETYPDIKIIILTTFDDDEFIFSALKYGASGYILKGVSTEELHQAILTVYNGGAMINPDIATKVFKLFSQMAHSNIDVAVEEKNVKEMSQNEWRIIQQVGFGLSNKEIAAKLYLSEGTVRNYLSGILSKLNLRDRTQLALWSVQTGVTMKDLNKDD, from the coding sequence ATGATTAAAGTGATGATTGTTGACGATCAGGAGCTGATTCGGGAATCGCTAAAGATAATCTTGTCCGCTTACACAGAAGTTGAAGTCATTGCTCTTGTCAATGATGGCGAAGATGTGCTGGAAGCCATCCAGCAAAAAAAGCCTGATATTATCTTAATGGATATCAGGATGCCTAAGATGGACGGCGTTCTCTGTACAAAACTGGTCAAAGAGACTTATCCGGATATCAAGATTATTATTTTAACAACTTTTGATGATGATGAATTTATTTTCAGTGCTCTGAAATATGGGGCTTCTGGCTATATTCTCAAAGGGGTATCAACAGAAGAGCTTCATCAGGCTATTTTGACAGTTTATAATGGCGGGGCTATGATCAACCCTGATATTGCGACTAAGGTCTTTAAACTTTTTTCACAGATGGCGCATTCAAATATTGATGTAGCCGTTGAAGAAAAAAATGTAAAGGAAATGAGCCAAAATGAATGGCGGATTATTCAGCAGGTAGGTTTCGGTCTGTCCAATAAAGAAATTGCTGCTAAGCTCTATTTATCAGAAGGCACTGTTCGCAATTATCTATCGGGGATTTTATCTAAGCTGAATCTGCGTGATCGGACCCAGTTAGCTCTCTGGTCTGTGCAGACAGGTGTAACGATGAAGGATTTAAATAAGGATGACTAA
- a CDS encoding MurR/RpiR family transcriptional regulator — protein sequence MKLSELVLDNYTKLNETDLLIWNYIAAHKEEVSQLTINDLAQKTNVSRTTISRFVRKIKLRGYSELKVLLRLEQESLNSFDTKVFDFTCDSLIQYIDNQKHKNYKTVCQLIYQAKRVFVYGSGDVQMSVAKQIKRMFTSAKEVIYDFAGTTFDHAMYEVFTEKDVIIMISLSGNSKKVVEIARRLKLLGVKIISITEFKNNQLAEFSDENLYIDSINLNFLQNHPNYKITMPYFLLAELLFIQYAIYKNEQLLLQGKKEIL from the coding sequence ATGAAACTATCTGAGCTGGTTCTGGATAACTACACAAAATTAAACGAAACCGATTTGCTTATTTGGAATTATATAGCTGCTCATAAGGAGGAAGTATCTCAGCTGACTATCAATGATTTAGCACAAAAGACTAATGTTTCGCGTACAACTATCTCACGTTTTGTCCGTAAAATTAAGCTGAGAGGCTACAGTGAACTGAAAGTCCTTTTGCGGTTAGAACAGGAAAGTCTAAATTCTTTTGATACAAAAGTATTCGATTTCACATGCGATTCTCTCATTCAATATATTGATAACCAAAAACATAAGAATTATAAAACGGTCTGTCAGCTGATTTATCAGGCTAAGCGTGTTTTTGTTTACGGATCAGGTGATGTTCAGATGTCTGTGGCTAAGCAGATTAAACGTATGTTCACATCGGCTAAGGAAGTTATTTATGATTTTGCAGGGACAACTTTTGACCATGCAATGTATGAAGTTTTTACTGAAAAAGACGTGATTATAATGATTTCGCTCAGCGGCAATAGCAAAAAAGTAGTTGAGATTGCCCGCCGCCTAAAACTTCTGGGAGTTAAGATTATTTCAATCACTGAGTTCAAAAATAATCAGCTGGCTGAATTCAGCGATGAAAATTTATATATTGATTCGATAAATTTGAATTTTTTGCAGAATCATCCTAATTATAAAATTACAATGCCCTATTTTTTATTAGCTGAGTTGCTTTTTATTCAGTATGCAATCTATAAAAATGAGCAGCTTCTACTGCAAGGCAAAAAAGAAATATTATGA
- a CDS encoding single-stranded DNA-binding protein, with protein MYNKVIIIGRLTAMPELVKTTNNKSVTHVTMAVNRRFKKQNGERTADFINIVIWGRLAETLVSYAGKGSLISLDGELRTRRYEKDTQTHYVTEVLCHSFQLLESRAQRALRENNSTSNLTDLVLAEEELPF; from the coding sequence ATGTATAACAAAGTTATTATTATTGGACGGCTGACGGCGATGCCTGAGCTTGTTAAAACAACAAATAATAAATCTGTCACGCATGTCACTATGGCGGTTAACCGTCGATTTAAAAAGCAGAACGGTGAACGGACTGCTGATTTTATTAATATTGTTATTTGGGGACGTTTAGCTGAAACGCTGGTTTCTTACGCCGGCAAGGGCAGTCTTATCTCACTGGATGGGGAACTGCGTACGCGCAGATATGAAAAAGATACACAAACGCATTATGTCACTGAAGTGCTCTGCCATTCTTTCCAGCTTTTGGAGAGCAGGGCACAGCGGGCGCTGAGGGAAAATAATAGTACAAGCAATTTGACGGATTTAGTTTTAGCAGAGGAAGAGCTGCCTTTTTGA
- a CDS encoding PTS system mannose/fructose/N-acetylgalactosamine-transporter subunit IIB, with the protein MSVSFVRIDDRMIHGQTVTRWAKEYPCDGLIAVNDAAAANKVLTQAYKGASDKKTFVWTVDAFGQKSQKVLDSDTRYFVITKNPIDMKKILVDQGFVPDGVKEIIVGPANDRPGAVKLGNNQSITQEEAEALEAIEKAGYKVKFQLLPDVSIGYWSDFKSKFGF; encoded by the coding sequence ATGTCAGTATCATTTGTACGTATCGATGACCGGATGATTCATGGTCAGACAGTTACCCGCTGGGCCAAGGAATATCCTTGTGACGGCTTGATTGCTGTAAATGATGCAGCAGCGGCCAATAAGGTTTTAACTCAGGCTTATAAAGGTGCATCAGATAAAAAAACCTTCGTCTGGACGGTAGATGCCTTTGGTCAAAAGTCGCAAAAGGTTTTGGACTCTGATACACGTTATTTTGTCATTACTAAAAATCCAATTGATATGAAAAAAATATTAGTTGATCAGGGGTTTGTTCCAGATGGGGTAAAAGAAATCATTGTCGGTCCGGCAAATGATCGGCCCGGCGCAGTCAAGCTGGGGAATAATCAGTCCATTACTCAAGAGGAAGCAGAAGCTTTAGAAGCCATTGAAAAAGCTGGCTATAAGGTGAAATTCCAATTGCTGCCCGATGTGTCTATCGGCTACTGGTCAGATTTTAAATCAAAATTTGGTTTTTAA
- a CDS encoding PTS sugar transporter subunit IIA, whose amino-acid sequence MKYLVLVSHGGFAAGLKTSLAMFAADKIDQVIAVGLEDGKSVDDFAADFREAVSVVQDADSVVLLADIVGGSPLTTACGVLSDLGKLDSALVLGGMNLPMALSSLVMKDSLTGADFINAVLPEAQAALQEFKVADDGEEAEDDI is encoded by the coding sequence ATGAAATATTTAGTACTGGTGAGCCATGGTGGCTTTGCGGCCGGTCTAAAGACATCTTTGGCTATGTTTGCAGCAGATAAGATCGACCAAGTGATTGCTGTCGGGCTTGAGGACGGGAAGTCGGTTGACGATTTTGCGGCAGATTTCAGAGAAGCAGTGTCTGTGGTACAGGATGCTGACTCAGTAGTTCTTTTAGCCGATATTGTCGGCGGCAGTCCTCTGACTACAGCCTGCGGTGTGCTTAGTGATTTGGGCAAATTGGACAGCGCTCTTGTCCTTGGCGGTATGAATCTGCCGATGGCTCTGAGTTCTCTCGTCATGAAAGACAGTCTGACAGGTGCAGATTTTATAAACGCTGTTTTACCGGAAGCACAGGCTGCTTTGCAGGAGTTTAAAGTGGCGGATGATGGCGAAGAAGCCGAAGATGACATTTAA
- a CDS encoding ABC transporter substrate-binding protein, with protein sequence MTNILNVLKKKKLRLPLLLFFLTVLLAGAYFWQRRTIVIRLGIYSGSSWDVPNSKDNRVIDSAIAVFEAEHPNVKVVYDSGIPKDDYSSWLSDSILRGKQPDLFMVPEDDFSLLSSAGALRNLSSLIENDLDTGAYYSSSLTAGQYKGEYYALPFEANPIMMCVNKDLLEKEGLSLPDKDWTLADFYRICQAVTKDTDGDGVVDQYGSTDYTWQQALLAYGGEIYDQNTNQLTVASGKMRKALSFISKLEALTDNIKVSSEDFDQGKVAFYPMTLAQYRTYKPYPYHVAKYSSFSWTCIQMPAEEKNDNATEIQTSLFAMSAKTRHSDLVWDFLKILSSRSEIQQELVDKSQGMSVLQPVMTSEKTQDALNSDELGTNSLSISTLNQMMSDSKIPPRFKHYDDVMLKLDHLIEQALAAKTIDSELWTIQRAVEEELDD encoded by the coding sequence ATGACTAATATACTGAATGTGTTGAAAAAGAAAAAGCTTAGGCTGCCTCTGCTGCTGTTTTTCTTAACTGTTCTTTTGGCTGGTGCTTATTTTTGGCAGCGCAGAACCATTGTTATCCGTTTAGGGATTTATTCCGGCAGCAGCTGGGATGTCCCTAACAGCAAGGATAATCGTGTCATTGATTCGGCTATTGCTGTTTTTGAAGCGGAACACCCTAATGTTAAGGTTGTTTATGACAGCGGTATTCCTAAAGATGACTATTCTTCATGGCTGTCAGATAGCATTTTGAGAGGAAAGCAGCCTGATCTCTTTATGGTGCCGGAAGATGATTTTAGCCTGCTTTCGTCAGCTGGAGCTTTGAGAAATCTTTCGTCATTAATTGAGAACGATTTGGATACCGGTGCTTACTACAGTTCGTCTTTAACAGCGGGTCAGTATAAGGGGGAATATTATGCCCTGCCTTTTGAAGCGAATCCGATTATGATGTGTGTCAATAAGGACTTGCTCGAAAAAGAAGGTCTTTCCCTTCCTGATAAGGACTGGACCTTGGCAGATTTCTACCGTATATGCCAGGCAGTTACTAAAGATACTGACGGCGATGGTGTTGTAGATCAATATGGCAGTACAGATTATACTTGGCAGCAAGCCCTTCTTGCATATGGCGGTGAGATTTATGACCAGAATACGAATCAATTAACCGTGGCCAGCGGCAAAATGAGAAAAGCGCTGTCTTTTATTTCTAAATTAGAAGCTTTAACTGATAATATCAAGGTTTCTTCTGAAGACTTCGACCAAGGGAAGGTCGCTTTTTATCCTATGACTTTAGCCCAGTATCGAACCTATAAACCTTATCCTTATCATGTTGCCAAGTACTCCAGTTTTTCTTGGACCTGCATTCAGATGCCGGCAGAAGAGAAAAACGATAATGCGACTGAGATTCAGACTTCTCTTTTTGCTATGTCCGCCAAAACACGGCATTCAGATCTGGTCTGGGATTTTTTAAAAATTCTCTCCAGCCGTTCAGAAATTCAGCAGGAACTGGTTGATAAATCTCAGGGGATGTCTGTTTTACAGCCGGTCATGACCAGTGAAAAAACTCAAGATGCCTTAAATTCGGACGAGTTAGGAACGAATTCTTTAAGTATCAGCACCCTCAACCAAATGATGTCAGATTCAAAGATTCCCCCGAGATTTAAGCATTATGATGATGTTATGTTAAAACTGGACCATCTTATTGAGCAGGCTCTGGCTGCAAAAACAATTGACAGTGAGCTCTGGACAATTCAACGGGCTGTTGAAGAAGAACTGGATGATTAG
- a CDS encoding sugar ABC transporter substrate-binding protein, translated as MRLHLNYKKAFFWLIGIVSVLVLGLIYVRGTASPAIANQKKIGVTYMTMNNDFYKILNAEIKKSVSEHHDILYVRDPELDEKKQSQQITYFIEQKVDVIVINPVKSDSNQVIAALKKAQKKGIKIIAVDTQLQGIKADSTIVSDNYRAGVLNARNMMSVLKEADILLLEHSNTISATERIKGFLDTIAGQDNYRIVARKDTLGQTEVGLPEVREVIEQGTAFNVVMALNDRSALGALAAIKETKLSGKIYIYGIDGSPDMKNLLAGTEDVQATVAQSPIAMGEKTAEVIYLLTAGKKVKQEYVIPVELISKETIDEHDITGWQ; from the coding sequence ATGAGGCTGCATTTAAATTATAAAAAAGCATTTTTTTGGCTTATTGGGATAGTATCGGTTTTAGTGCTTGGACTGATCTATGTTCGCGGAACAGCTTCGCCTGCCATAGCTAATCAAAAGAAAATCGGGGTCACCTATATGACCATGAATAATGATTTTTATAAAATTCTGAATGCTGAAATCAAGAAAAGTGTCAGTGAGCATCATGATATTCTTTATGTCAGAGATCCGGAGCTTGATGAAAAAAAGCAGAGTCAGCAGATTACCTATTTTATTGAACAGAAGGTAGATGTTATTGTCATTAATCCTGTTAAAAGTGACAGCAATCAAGTTATTGCGGCTTTAAAGAAAGCGCAGAAAAAAGGTATCAAGATTATAGCTGTTGATACGCAGCTTCAGGGGATCAAAGCAGATTCTACCATTGTCTCAGATAATTATCGGGCCGGCGTTCTAAATGCACGGAATATGATGAGTGTTCTCAAAGAAGCCGATATTTTGCTTTTAGAACATTCCAATACGATTTCTGCTACCGAGAGGATTAAGGGCTTTCTGGATACGATTGCTGGACAGGATAATTACCGCATTGTTGCCCGAAAAGATACACTTGGTCAGACGGAAGTGGGTTTGCCTGAAGTTAGGGAAGTTATCGAACAAGGGACCGCATTCAATGTAGTTATGGCTCTGAACGATCGCAGCGCTTTAGGAGCACTTGCTGCAATAAAAGAGACCAAGCTGTCGGGAAAAATTTATATTTATGGAATTGATGGTTCTCCCGACATGAAGAATTTACTGGCCGGAACAGAAGATGTTCAGGCTACAGTTGCTCAGTCCCCAATTGCTATGGGTGAAAAGACAGCTGAAGTTATTTATCTTTTAACTGCAGGTAAGAAAGTTAAGCAGGAATATGTGATACCTGTTGAGCTGATTAGCAAAGAAACGATTGATGAGCATGATATAACGGGGTGGCAGTGA